In Thalassoglobus sp. JC818, one DNA window encodes the following:
- a CDS encoding DUF4013 domain-containing protein: protein MTAYETTRNSIDAGLPADTPSPQGGQLDLLTPNGEAEGEREHSLSQQSEEDSSSVLDEAKPRRGWIKRSFAFCWWGVSRVFALASLVLILAILAAIPIVNFFVLGYFLRVEGAVARTGKIRNGFPLLEQAPRIATIALGVWAFLLPLRFLGSFAADAALIAPESSAAAGWKLALTISWIVITGHLIFAIARGGSLGCFLRPLKNVLWFRRQVREGNYFQHADHAIQEFFASIEIGKTFMLGVKGFVVAFIWLVLPTALLGIAKEPEGGQILFTVLGGVILAVVLSWAPFLQARFACEQRFAAGLQLREIRSLWQHAPVAWTLALIVLYLLSLPLYLFKAFLLPPEAMWPVTLIFVVTILPTRFLLGSVYARAVRKREKQLRSHFSIRWTCGLLLIALLCIYVFILFFTQFLGEQGKLVLFHHHSLLLPAPFQGAIDP, encoded by the coding sequence ATGACTGCATACGAGACAACTCGAAATAGCATTGACGCAGGGTTGCCGGCGGACACGCCGAGTCCTCAAGGTGGTCAACTCGATCTACTCACTCCAAATGGTGAAGCGGAAGGTGAACGAGAACATTCTCTATCCCAACAGTCGGAAGAGGATTCTTCGTCAGTATTAGATGAAGCGAAGCCGCGTCGCGGATGGATAAAGCGGTCTTTCGCTTTCTGCTGGTGGGGAGTCAGTCGTGTTTTCGCGTTGGCGAGTCTCGTTCTCATTCTCGCTATTCTGGCAGCCATTCCGATCGTCAATTTCTTTGTGCTCGGCTACTTTCTGCGAGTCGAAGGCGCAGTGGCGCGTACGGGAAAAATTCGGAACGGTTTTCCGCTTTTGGAGCAAGCTCCTCGGATTGCCACGATCGCTTTGGGAGTCTGGGCATTTTTGCTTCCACTCCGGTTCTTAGGGAGTTTTGCAGCGGACGCGGCCTTGATCGCTCCGGAATCGTCTGCTGCAGCTGGCTGGAAACTTGCTCTGACAATCAGTTGGATTGTCATCACTGGACACTTGATCTTTGCAATCGCGCGGGGCGGTTCACTCGGCTGTTTTTTGCGTCCGTTAAAGAATGTGCTTTGGTTCCGTCGACAGGTCCGGGAAGGCAATTACTTTCAACACGCTGACCACGCTATTCAAGAATTCTTCGCCAGTATTGAGATTGGTAAGACGTTCATGCTCGGAGTCAAAGGCTTCGTCGTTGCATTCATTTGGCTGGTCTTGCCAACTGCACTCTTGGGGATTGCCAAAGAACCGGAAGGAGGACAGATTCTGTTCACAGTTCTCGGTGGAGTAATTCTGGCGGTCGTGTTGTCCTGGGCTCCATTCTTGCAGGCGAGATTTGCCTGTGAACAACGTTTCGCTGCTGGCCTGCAACTGCGAGAAATCCGGTCGCTCTGGCAGCATGCACCTGTTGCCTGGACGCTCGCACTGATCGTGCTGTATCTCCTTTCGCTCCCACTCTATCTATTCAAAGCATTTTTGCTCCCACCAGAGGCGATGTGGCCGGTGACGTTGATCTTTGTCGTGACCATTCTCCCGACAAGGTTTCTGCTGGGATCAGTGTATGCTCGGGCTGTTCGCAAACGTGAAAAGCAACTGCGTTCGCATTTCTCTATCAGGTGGACTTGCGGACTGCTTCTGATCGCATTGCTTTGCATCTACGTTTTCATTCTGTTCTTCACGCAATTCCTCGGTGAACAGGGAAAACTGGTCCTCTTCCATCACCATTCACTGCTGCTTCCCGCACCATTTCAAGGTGCGATCGATCCGTGA
- a CDS encoding DUF1549 domain-containing protein, protein MLIALAVVGVTTLAVRSSAVPHALERNVTDFSKTSALAQTGNLPSNSTEASIANAPIVTEANAELARLWEADGSVRAGEASDLVILRRLSLALHGTIPSLEELRLFELDTSPDRINRWCVRLLQDNRFDDYFAERLARSYVGTEGGRFLVYRRDRFINWLTHQLRANRPYNEIVSAMISGTGVWTGQGEVNFLTNAFDDDEFNPNKITARTVRAFLGQRMDCAQCHDHPFDHWTQNDFEGIAAHFSQVRISPFGLTDDKSKEFIVDDGTTEDGRMVAPSVPFNPEWLSESEARRERLAAWVTHPSNVRFERATANHVWGLLFGRPYATDRPVDDLPDPGTDSRLAMLDLLGENFRENGYDLKHLIRVIVATDAFRMSSVPPETNGDEETPDNWSVFPLVRLRPEQVIGSMIQANNIRTVDQNSHLFIRALKFFRANDFVDEFGDPGAEELQDRAGTIPQALLRMNGELSRELTSMNPFFAPGRIAAIAPTPESQIETVYLCSLTRKPTPEELQHFQTMFEESGTGTAIEDLFWIMFNSPEFSWNH, encoded by the coding sequence ATGTTGATTGCACTCGCTGTGGTGGGTGTCACGACTCTTGCGGTTCGCTCCTCGGCTGTCCCGCATGCTCTGGAACGGAATGTCACCGATTTTAGTAAGACCTCAGCACTGGCTCAGACGGGCAACTTGCCCTCGAACTCGACGGAAGCATCCATCGCTAACGCCCCCATTGTTACGGAGGCGAATGCAGAACTCGCACGATTGTGGGAAGCAGATGGTTCCGTACGGGCGGGTGAGGCGAGTGATCTTGTCATTCTCCGAAGACTTTCTTTGGCTCTACACGGCACGATTCCGTCTCTCGAAGAACTCCGGCTCTTCGAACTGGATACTTCCCCCGACAGAATCAACCGCTGGTGCGTGCGCCTTCTTCAGGACAACCGGTTCGATGACTACTTCGCTGAGCGATTGGCCCGCAGCTATGTCGGAACCGAGGGAGGACGGTTTCTCGTTTACCGCAGAGACCGCTTCATCAACTGGCTGACACACCAACTCAGAGCCAATCGTCCGTACAACGAAATTGTTTCCGCGATGATTTCCGGCACAGGTGTCTGGACCGGTCAGGGAGAAGTGAACTTTCTGACCAACGCTTTCGACGATGATGAATTCAATCCCAACAAGATCACCGCTCGAACTGTCCGCGCATTTCTCGGACAGCGAATGGATTGTGCACAATGCCACGACCATCCGTTCGATCATTGGACACAAAACGACTTCGAAGGCATCGCTGCCCATTTCTCACAAGTTCGAATCAGCCCCTTCGGATTGACCGACGACAAATCGAAGGAGTTCATCGTCGATGACGGAACAACTGAAGACGGTCGCATGGTCGCACCATCGGTCCCCTTCAATCCCGAGTGGCTCTCCGAAAGCGAAGCCCGACGCGAACGGCTGGCAGCGTGGGTCACTCACCCCTCAAACGTTCGATTCGAGCGAGCCACCGCCAACCATGTATGGGGACTCCTGTTCGGACGCCCATACGCAACCGATCGACCAGTTGATGACCTTCCCGATCCAGGTACCGATAGTCGTCTCGCGATGCTCGACTTGCTGGGTGAGAACTTCCGCGAGAACGGTTACGACCTCAAGCACCTGATTCGAGTGATTGTCGCGACGGATGCCTTTCGCATGAGTTCCGTCCCGCCCGAAACTAACGGAGACGAAGAAACTCCGGACAACTGGAGCGTATTCCCGTTAGTGCGATTGCGACCGGAACAGGTGATTGGATCGATGATTCAGGCGAACAACATTCGGACCGTCGATCAGAACTCGCATCTGTTCATTCGGGCACTGAAATTCTTCCGCGCCAATGACTTTGTCGACGAATTCGGAGACCCGGGAGCTGAGGAGCTTCAAGACCGCGCAGGGACAATTCCACAGGCATTGCTGCGGATGAATGGTGAACTCTCGCGCGAGCTGACGTCCATGAATCCATTCTTTGCTCCCGGACGCATCGCTGCCATCGCTCCAACTCCAGAGTCCCAAATCGAGACTGTGTACCTCTGCAGCTTGACGCGCAAACCAACACCTGAAGAGCTGCAACATTTTCAGACAATGTTCGAAGAATCCGGAACCGGAACAGCGATCGAAGACCTGTTCTGGATCATGTTCAATTCTCCTGAGTTCTCCTGGAACCATTAA
- a CDS encoding PQQ-binding-like beta-propeller repeat protein, translated as MKEQKFLIAAMLIAAVFGFVWQGQVGLAESIDPATDWPWWRGPNFNSHATSGQNPPTTFNERKNVKWLVEVPGSGHSSPTIVGDRVFLATADTQNQIQGAICFDRRNGKQLWITPIHSGNFPAEIHPKNTHASSTIASNGELLFTTFFNERQVKVSCLKVTGDIVWTKSAGAFDPKKYKFGYGASPLLYKDLVIVAAESDQGSYLVAFNQQNGDEVWRIERTQDVSFSSPVVAKVAGREQLLISGLFEVSSYDPATGDKLWSVPGTTQATCGTIVWNEDTVFASGGYPKAETIAVKADGSNQIVWTNKTKCYEQSMVIHDGYIYAFADGGILYCWRATDGEEMWKKRLGGDVSSSPVLVNDNIYLANEDGEVFVIQANPERYEEVSRTRLGTDLFPTPAVVGNRIYYRFGKGIGPRRQEYLICIGE; from the coding sequence GTGAAGGAGCAGAAGTTTCTGATTGCGGCCATGTTGATTGCGGCGGTATTTGGCTTCGTCTGGCAGGGGCAAGTTGGGCTGGCTGAGTCCATTGACCCGGCCACGGACTGGCCTTGGTGGCGAGGTCCGAATTTCAACAGCCACGCGACTTCTGGGCAGAATCCACCAACGACGTTCAATGAACGAAAGAACGTGAAGTGGCTGGTCGAGGTTCCTGGGAGTGGGCATTCTTCTCCGACAATCGTTGGCGATCGAGTTTTTCTTGCGACGGCAGACACTCAGAATCAAATTCAGGGGGCGATTTGCTTTGACCGACGAAATGGTAAGCAGCTTTGGATCACACCAATTCATAGCGGAAACTTTCCTGCCGAAATTCATCCCAAAAACACGCATGCTTCGAGCACGATCGCGAGCAATGGAGAATTGCTGTTCACGACGTTCTTCAATGAACGGCAAGTGAAAGTCAGTTGTCTGAAGGTGACCGGCGACATCGTCTGGACGAAGTCTGCAGGGGCTTTTGATCCGAAGAAATACAAGTTCGGCTATGGGGCTTCGCCTTTGCTGTACAAAGACCTGGTGATCGTGGCGGCTGAGTCCGATCAGGGAAGCTATCTCGTCGCTTTCAATCAGCAGAATGGGGATGAAGTCTGGCGTATCGAGCGGACTCAGGATGTCAGCTTTTCATCACCTGTTGTGGCCAAGGTGGCTGGCCGCGAACAGCTATTGATCAGCGGGCTGTTCGAAGTGTCCAGCTATGACCCAGCGACCGGTGACAAGCTGTGGAGCGTTCCAGGAACCACGCAAGCGACTTGCGGAACGATCGTTTGGAATGAAGACACTGTATTTGCCAGCGGAGGGTATCCAAAAGCTGAAACGATCGCGGTTAAAGCGGACGGATCAAATCAAATCGTGTGGACAAACAAGACTAAGTGTTATGAGCAGTCGATGGTGATTCACGACGGCTACATTTATGCCTTCGCGGATGGAGGCATCCTGTACTGCTGGCGTGCCACCGATGGCGAAGAGATGTGGAAGAAGCGGCTGGGCGGCGATGTCAGTTCTTCGCCTGTGCTTGTGAACGACAACATCTATCTAGCGAATGAAGATGGTGAGGTATTTGTGATTCAGGCGAACCCGGAGCGGTACGAAGAAGTCTCTCGAACACGTCTCGGAACAGACTTGTTTCCAACCCCAGCAGTCGTGGGAAATCGGATCTATTATCGATTCGGAAAAGGAATTGGACCGCGACGTCAGGAGTACCTGATCTGTATCGGGGAGTAA
- a CDS encoding DUF1501 domain-containing protein, with translation MIHHTGFQSLFSSLTRRQALQIGLGTGLSFLLPTLEARATEKRGKERPKSIIVLWMGGGPSQLESWDPHPESSVGETVSKISTTIPGLEIGDTLPQMAEQIHHLSVIRSMVSKEGDHERGTYYAQTGYRPDPSVIHPSITAVISKQLKRDDIEIPQHISLASGDGFVVPRGGFLGADYDAFRIFDPGRNIRNMRPGVDEARQQRRLEGLDVVSNSFASLRQKPVAKTNHQSVIEKALTMMSSSQLEALTLEGEAQSTIDRYGDNRFGRGCLVARRLVEQGVRAIQVVLSGFDTHVNNLDGQRNQFAILDPAFATLIADLKERDLLDSTIVLCLGEFGRTPKINPLEGRDHWPIGFSCVLGGGGLAAGRVIGETDPNAARSNEEQLTKTTPPKSPVSIPDLYATILTTMGLDPYEEIQSPIGRPFMMSEGMAVNDLLPERLR, from the coding sequence ATGATCCATCACACCGGTTTTCAGTCGCTGTTCTCGTCACTGACTCGTCGGCAGGCTTTGCAGATTGGTCTAGGGACCGGGCTTTCCTTCCTGCTCCCAACTCTAGAAGCGCGCGCGACCGAAAAACGAGGGAAAGAACGTCCCAAGTCGATCATCGTGTTGTGGATGGGAGGCGGTCCGAGCCAACTGGAGTCGTGGGACCCGCATCCTGAAAGTTCCGTGGGTGAGACAGTTTCGAAGATTTCGACAACGATCCCGGGGCTGGAAATTGGTGACACACTCCCTCAAATGGCTGAGCAGATTCACCACCTGTCCGTGATTCGCTCGATGGTTTCGAAAGAAGGCGATCACGAACGCGGAACGTACTACGCTCAGACCGGCTATCGTCCTGACCCGAGTGTCATTCATCCTTCGATCACCGCGGTCATTTCCAAACAACTCAAACGCGACGACATTGAGATTCCGCAACACATCTCTCTCGCCAGCGGAGATGGTTTCGTTGTCCCGCGTGGAGGATTTCTCGGAGCGGACTACGACGCGTTTCGTATCTTCGATCCCGGAAGAAACATCCGCAACATGCGACCCGGAGTCGATGAAGCTCGCCAGCAGCGACGACTCGAAGGCCTGGACGTCGTTTCGAACTCGTTTGCATCGCTTCGACAGAAGCCAGTCGCCAAGACAAATCATCAGTCCGTGATTGAAAAAGCACTGACGATGATGTCGTCCAGTCAGCTGGAAGCCTTAACCCTCGAAGGGGAAGCTCAATCGACGATCGACCGCTATGGCGACAACCGATTTGGACGCGGATGCCTGGTTGCGCGCCGCCTCGTCGAACAGGGAGTGCGAGCCATTCAAGTTGTTCTGTCCGGGTTTGACACTCACGTCAACAATCTCGACGGACAACGCAATCAGTTTGCAATCCTCGATCCAGCATTCGCCACACTCATCGCTGACCTGAAGGAACGTGATCTTCTCGATTCCACAATCGTGCTTTGCCTGGGAGAATTTGGCCGGACGCCAAAAATCAATCCACTCGAAGGACGCGATCACTGGCCGATCGGCTTCTCGTGCGTCCTGGGTGGCGGAGGCTTAGCTGCAGGTCGAGTGATTGGCGAGACCGACCCAAACGCAGCCCGGTCCAACGAAGAACAACTCACCAAGACAACGCCACCAAAGTCTCCGGTCAGCATTCCCGATCTTTATGCGACGATCCTCACAACGATGGGACTCGACCCGTACGAGGAAATTCAGTCTCCGATTGGTCGACCGTTTATGATGAGTGAAGGAATGGCCGTCAATGACCTTCTTCCTGAGCGTCTTCGATAA